The following nucleotide sequence is from Pedobacter sp. PACM 27299.
GATCCAGCAGCAGCGTTGTTCAGTTGGGCGCTCCACATTGGTATAAGAAAAGCGGCCAGGATTTTCATCTCCCCATTGCTCTTCCATTACCGAGTAATTTAAAGATCTTCCATCTACGCGGGGTGGGGTACCCGTCTTCATTCTGCCCGCTTCAAAACCCAGTTCTACCAATTGCTCGGTTAAACCAGTTGCTGCTCTTTCGGCTGTTCTACCTCCACCAAATTTCTTTTCACCAATATGAATTAATCCATTTAGGAAGGTCCCATTCGTCAGCACTACAGACTTCCCTTTGATCTCAATTCCTAAAGAGGTTTTGACACCAACTACAGTATTGTTTTTAATCACAAGGCTGCTCACCATGTCTTGCCAGAAATCTACATTAGGTGTACGCTCTAATGCCAGTCGCCATTCCTCAGCAAATCTTTTTCTGTCGTTCTGTGCCCTCGGACTCCACATTGCCGGACCTTTAGACAGGTTGAGCATTCTAAATTGAAGTGTGGTCTTATCACTGATGATTCCAGAGTATCCACCCATCGCATCAATTTCTCTTACGATCTGTCCTTTCGCTACACCACCCATGGCTGGGTTGCAACTCATCTGTGCAATGGTTTCCATATTCATGGTGATCAGCAAGACTGAAGATCCAAGATTGGCAGCAGCGGCGGCGGCTTCACAACCTGCATGTCCGGCGCCGACAACTATAACATCATATTCTTTAAACATTACCTGTGTTTTTATATCACTTAAAAATTGTTTCACGTGGAACGCATCAAGATGCCCGCTGTTAAGCGCTGATGTTTCACGTGAAACAATAGGTTAAAATTAATCATTTAATAGTGGAGAGGAGCTAATTCACCTCCCTTTTATTCTTTCTTTTTTTTGTGCTTCCTCATTTAAGAAGTAGCATTTGTATTCTTAATAAGGGCAGTTTTGTAGTTTGAATCGATAGAAAACACTTGATTTTCAAACGACAGCAAGGTTTGTGTTAAAGCAGGACTCAATTTAAAGAATCACTTCAAATGATGCCCGCTTAGTTATTTTTAGAACCTTCAAAAATAGCTTGTTCCAGAGAACATTTTTGAGGTTGATCGTAGGCTTTCAGAGGTTCAGTCAGGATTTTTTAAAGGAACAATTAGGTTTTTAATCTTCTTTGTCCTCTATATTTCAGAGCTGGATAGGAGTTATTTTTCTAGAGACATCCAGTGGATAAACTACATTTTTCATTGCTGTGCATGCAGCACAACTCAGGCTAAACTTGAAACTAAACTACCTGATTAAAGCATTTGTCAAATCTATTTCCCCAAATCAAATTTCCAGCGTCCTACTCATCTTTTATTAGCAACACCATTTGATCTTGTTGAATGTTCTAAAATTAGACCGAAAATAAAGCCCTTTTTTATTTATTTCAGGTCACAATAGCGGGGATAAACCACCATTTTTTTTTATTATAAAAATGAGAAAGAACATTTTGTGGTTAAGAATTACATTTTATATCCTTCTAAAACCGGATAAAATCGATCAGGAATAAATCCTGCCGATAGGAGAGAAAGTAATCAATTGTCCCCGTCTCTAAACTTAAATGAGACGGGGATATTGCTTAGGATTTATTGTTCATATAATGTTAACCAACGTTCAGTAACGGTTTCCAATTCCTGATTTAAGTTTTCAATTGTTTTAGAAACTTCTTGTATTTTGGTATAATCTGAGCTATCGATAGTCAGGAGAGAATGACTCAATTCCTGAATCTTCCCTTCCAATTCTGCGATTTTTGCTTCCGAATCATCCAGTTCTTTTTGCTCTTTAAAGGACAGTTTTTTAACCGGACTTGCTGCTGCTTGCGGAGCAGGTTGTTCCTTCGCTTTTGCTGGTGCCTTTTCTTTTGGTGTTTCTAAACTGATTCTATATTCTGAGTAGTTACCGTTGTAAATTCCTACTTCTCCATTGCCTTCCATAATGAACAATTGCTCACTCATCTTATCCAGCAGATACCTATCGTGGGACACCAGGATTAGTACCCCTGGGAAGTTCTCTAAGAACTCTTCTAATACATTCAGCGTATCAATATCCAGGTCGTTAGTTGGCTCATCCAAGATCAGGAAATTGGGGTTCTGCATCAACACCTTCATCAGGTGTAATCTTTTCTTTTCACCACCACTTAGCTTCTCCACCATGCCATGTTGCTTTTTAGGAGGGAAGAGGAATAAGGTCAGTAATTGTGAAGCAGAGATCGTCTGGCCATCGGCCATTTTGATATATTCTGCATCAGATTTTACGATATCAATTACTCTTTCTTTCTCATTGAAAGCCAAACCACCTTGTTTATAATAACCATAAACAGTAGTTTCGCCAGTACTTACTTTTCCTTTTTCAGGCGTTAAGTAGCCGGTAATGATATTTAACAAAGTAGATTTTCCAGTACCATTTTTACCTGCAAGGCCAATACGGTCTGCACGTTTAAAAGTATAACTGAAATCATTAATGATTGGGTTGCCATTAAAAGACTGACCGATATGGTCCAGTTCCAGGATTTTATTCCCTTGACGTGCCATTTTTACATTAAGCGTAACATTTTGATTGTCAGATCTTTGCTTGGTTTTACTCTCCAGATCATAAAAAGCATCAATACGGGATTGAGACTTAGTAGTACGGGCAGCAGGCATTCTTCTCATCCACTCCAGTTCCTTTTTCAACAGGTTCTTATTTTTCTGGAATGTACTCTCATCGGCCATCTCACGCTCAGATTTCTTCTCCAGGAAGTAAGCGTAATTGCCGTTATAATTGTAAATTTTTCCTCTGTCTAACTCTACAATGGTGTTACAAACATTGTCCAAAAAGTACCTGTCGTGTGTAACTAACAATATAGTTTTATTACCGGAAGTCAATAGTTTCTCCAGCCATTCGATCGTATCAATGTCCAGGTGATTGGTAGGCTCATCCAATACATAGATCTCAGGATCCTCTATCAATAGCTTTGCAAGCGCCAAACGCTTCTTCTGGCCACCAGATAGGGTAGAGATCTGCTGCTGCAGATGAGTGATTCCCATACGGCTTAAAATCGTTTTAATTTCATGCTCGTATTCCCAGGCATTGTGCTCGCTTAATTCTTCATATAAGCGGTTCAATGTTTTTTCATCCGGGTTTGGATCTTCAATCAGTTCCTCATATTCTTTGATCAGTTGCTGCTGTTTGTTTTCTGTAGAGAAAATGAAATCGCTAATCGAGTGACCATCTGGAAAAGAAGGCTCCTGATCCAGGAATCCTATTTTAACAGATTTATTCTTCACGATTTTACCTTCCAGAGGATTAAACCTTTCGGCAAGTAATTTCAGTAAGGTGCTTTTTCCAGCACCGTTTATACCAACCAACGCTACGCGCTGTCCAGGTTGAATCCCCAGGGTCAAATTTTTAAATAGCCATTCATCATGGTAAGCATGGCCTAAGTTTTCGGCTGCAATTAGTGTACTCAAAGTCTGTGTTTAACGATATTTTATGTATGAAATTACTGCAAAAGTAAGCAATAATTCTTAGGTATATAGTTGAGCCTATTGAACATGAAGGGATTTTCTCCATTAAAAATCAGCCAATTGGGTTAAAAATATTCTTTATTGCAGCTGGATTGCGAAAAGTATTTTGCGCATCGGGAGGACGGAAATCTTTAAAAATGACAGAATTGAACAAGCCAGATCTTGAAAAGCAGCAGGTTTAGCGATAGGGGCACGCAGGAATTACCGACACACTACTTTAGAAAAGGCTTGTTTATAGCGCTGAAAATGCAAGATTACTTTATGGTATGCGTTAAAGAAACACTCTTTTCAACTGACTTGATGCCAAACTTTGTTCCGGTCAGGATGATGACGGCGGTGGCGCCAATCAGTATTTTTTTTATGGTGGTTTTCATGGTTCCCTGGTTTTAGGTTCGCGAAAAATCTTTCATTGATAAGACGCAGTCCCAGGAAAAACGTTTCAAAAAATTGACGTTCATTAGACCATCTGTGCTTTAATTTCGACGAACAGACGGATATAACCTATCAACACGAACTACTTTAAAGCGCAGATTCCATTGATTTAAACAAAGCTAAAGATTCATCTTCTTTTTGTGTCATCAATGCTTTTGCGGCTTTACCCTTGTCTTTATAGCCCAAAAGATGCAAGGTCCCATGAGCCATTACGCGGTACAGTTCATCTGCTACGGTATGCTTAAATGTTTTTGCATTTTCCTGAATGCGCTCCAGGCTGATAAATATATCCCCTACAATTATTTTAAGCTCCTCTGAGTTATCAAAAGTGATCACATCAGTATATGTGTCATGGTTAAGGTATTCCTGGTTTATACGCAGTAAATACTCGTCTGAGCATAAGATAAAGTTCAATTCCTGTAATGAATAACCTTCTTTTTCAATTATAGCCTTGATCCAGGCCTTAAGCAAGGTTTTCTTTTTAAGGGTATAACTAAGGTCTTCGGTGAAAAAATGAACTGCTGGTTTTGCCATCTGGATATAGAATTATTGCGCCAAATTTAGCAATTTAAAATACTCCGCAATTTTATTTTTATAATAGTAGTTCAGGCTTGGCGGCAATTTTTGGATCCATTCTGTTTCATTTTTTTGGTTTTTCCGGAATTTTTCCAGCATCTGCTGGTAGGATGGAGGAAACTCTTTTCCTGCTTTACTTTCTCTTTTTGAATCCTGATCCTGCTCTCTTTGCGCATCATTTGCCTGCAGAAGTTTAGTCAGCAGCTCCTTCTGACGGTTCAGCGTTTCCTGCTCCAGGCGCTTATTCACCAGATCAGTTTCTGTGGACTTCATGTCTTTGATCATTTGATTTAGATTGCCCAAACCAGATTTACCATCTTTATTCTCTTCCCGGTTGATCTTTTCCAAAGCTTCCCGGATCATTTGCTGCTGCTGGGCCATTTTAGCAAACTCCTCAGACATTTGTCCTTTTGGCACAGTGCCTTTATTTCCCGATTTTTGCAGTTGATCCTTTGCTTTCTGCATGCTGTTGTTGAGCTGCTCCTGCATTTGCTGCAGCTGTTTCATACTCTGTTTCTGTTTTCCTTTACCGCTGCCACTAGAGTTTTTCTTCATTTTCTGCAGTTGCTCCAGTGCTTCATTGAGCATTAATGAGAGGTTGTTGATGGAAGTCATCGTATACTGCTGGTTCTTATTTGCAGCCGCAGTATTTCTTTCGCCCAGGTTATCCAGACTCTTATCCATGTTGAAATTAATCTTTTGCAGCTCCTCATTAACTGTACTTTCAATCTGTGGAACCCGCTTACTCAATGAAAACAAACTATCGGCAATGGTCTTCATGTTGTCTTTTATGACCCTTTGCTGCTGTACATTGGCCGTATAAAGCGGATCATTATTACTCAGTTTTCTCAGGTTAAGCATTACTTTTTCCTGATCAAAAGAAGTTTTAAGCAAGTTTTCCAGCAATTGGCGCAATTCCTGAACATTCAGATTGTTCTCCATTTCTGCAGATTCCTGCTGCATATCGTCCATCTTTTTAGCCAGTTGTTCCAATTGATCGGCTGCCTTTTGCTGATTTTCAGCCGCTTGCTTGCGGTCGTTCTTTTCCAGATTTTCTTTACTCTCTTTTTGTTGCTGCTGGATATCTTTGGCTTCCTTTTCAGGGTTCTGGAAAGGATTTGGACGTTCCAGCTGCTCATTTTTCTCCTGGAGGCTTTTCAATTCTTTTCGGATGTCCTCAAAAGAAGCACGCTGTTCTTCCTGCTGCTGTTTCAATTCTGAAGCCGTCTTTTTCTGATCTTTACTCTGCTGAGAAAGGGCTTTCTGCTCCTTCGCAAGTTGTTTTATGCGGTCAATATTATTTTGCATACCCTGCTCAAATTCCAATTGCTTGTAAAGCTCCAAAATGCGGTCCAGCTCATTTTTTAAGGATTTATTGTCCAGTTGCATTTTGGAAAGCTCCTGCTGCGTCTGGTCCTTATTATTTTGATCCATCATGCTTTGGAGCTTCTCCAATAAAGCTTTTGTTTTATCATCCAGCACGTTCTTAAACAGTTCGTCGATTTTCTTTTGCTTTTCGAGCAGTTCATCTTTTACCGCTGCATTTTCTTCTTTATCAAAGTTATTCTTCTCATTTAGCTCCTGAAGTGATTTAACGGCTTCTTCCAGCTGTTTCTGCTTGTCCAGCAATTGCTGAATCTGCTTCTTATCGTCAAAATTCAAGGCTTTTTTGTCCAGCAGGGCAGCACCGAGTTTTTTACTTTCTTTCTCTACTGCTGCAGCGAGCTTAATGGCCTCGTCCATTTTCTGTTTAACCGCTAAACTGCCCTGATTGATTTTTTCAGCAACCTGTTGTGCGGAAGGGAGTTCATAAGTT
It contains:
- a CDS encoding ABC-F family ATP-binding cassette domain-containing protein, with amino-acid sequence MSTLIAAENLGHAYHDEWLFKNLTLGIQPGQRVALVGINGAGKSTLLKLLAERFNPLEGKIVKNKSVKIGFLDQEPSFPDGHSISDFIFSTENKQQQLIKEYEELIEDPNPDEKTLNRLYEELSEHNAWEYEHEIKTILSRMGITHLQQQISTLSGGQKKRLALAKLLIEDPEIYVLDEPTNHLDIDTIEWLEKLLTSGNKTILLVTHDRYFLDNVCNTIVELDRGKIYNYNGNYAYFLEKKSEREMADESTFQKNKNLLKKELEWMRRMPAARTTKSQSRIDAFYDLESKTKQRSDNQNVTLNVKMARQGNKILELDHIGQSFNGNPIINDFSYTFKRADRIGLAGKNGTGKSTLLNIITGYLTPEKGKVSTGETTVYGYYKQGGLAFNEKERVIDIVKSDAEYIKMADGQTISASQLLTLFLFPPKKQHGMVEKLSGGEKKRLHLMKVLMQNPNFLILDEPTNDLDIDTLNVLEEFLENFPGVLILVSHDRYLLDKMSEQLFIMEGNGEVGIYNGNYSEYRISLETPKEKAPAKAKEQPAPQAAASPVKKLSFKEQKELDDSEAKIAELEGKIQELSHSLLTIDSSDYTKIQEVSKTIENLNQELETVTERWLTLYEQ
- the ybeY gene encoding rRNA maturation RNase YbeY, which translates into the protein MAKPAVHFFTEDLSYTLKKKTLLKAWIKAIIEKEGYSLQELNFILCSDEYLLRINQEYLNHDTYTDVITFDNSEELKIIVGDIFISLERIQENAKTFKHTVADELYRVMAHGTLHLLGYKDKGKAAKALMTQKEDESLALFKSMESAL
- a CDS encoding DUF4175 family protein; amino-acid sequence: MKSNYELLISKVNEFTQKFYLNKLLRGSIYAATFLLALFLMLFVLVYFAQPGIPMKTLLFFGSITLSVFAIAIWVIKPALAYFKLSKNLSIEEAATLIGDHFFNVKDKLLNTLQLKALADQNPEHNLLIMAGIDQKINALKPIPFSTAIRLNDNKKYLRYSLFPLSIILLIAVIAPSILREGTSSFIQYNREILPKAPFSFQLTNNKLICAQGDDLTLNLKLTGNELPQEVYLSDGLNTYKLEKKDKTTFQYTFKNLQKNKEIRFSAGGFSSLPYVIEVKPRPAILSMTVDLHYPAYLGKKDETIANAGDLLLPDGTSVTWKLKTVNSDQLAFILHNKEQLLLSKDNNFSFKSTLRKNGEYRLSPKNSFFVAIKDSLVHQVAIIADEYPNITVTESPDSLSSKALYFSGNVSDDHGFSALKFSYVISENGKAKNKVSQSIPIKKTQLENAFFFFWDLNKEGIKPGQQLEYYFEVADNDGVNGPKTTKSALKTYELPSAQQVAEKINQGSLAVKQKMDEAIKLAAAVEKESKKLGAALLDKKALNFDDKKQIQQLLDKQKQLEEAVKSLQELNEKNNFDKEENAAVKDELLEKQKKIDELFKNVLDDKTKALLEKLQSMMDQNNKDQTQQELSKMQLDNKSLKNELDRILELYKQLEFEQGMQNNIDRIKQLAKEQKALSQQSKDQKKTASELKQQQEEQRASFEDIRKELKSLQEKNEQLERPNPFQNPEKEAKDIQQQQKESKENLEKNDRKQAAENQQKAADQLEQLAKKMDDMQQESAEMENNLNVQELRQLLENLLKTSFDQEKVMLNLRKLSNNDPLYTANVQQQRVIKDNMKTIADSLFSLSKRVPQIESTVNEELQKINFNMDKSLDNLGERNTAAANKNQQYTMTSINNLSLMLNEALEQLQKMKKNSSGSGKGKQKQSMKQLQQMQEQLNNSMQKAKDQLQKSGNKGTVPKGQMSEEFAKMAQQQQMIREALEKINREENKDGKSGLGNLNQMIKDMKSTETDLVNKRLEQETLNRQKELLTKLLQANDAQREQDQDSKRESKAGKEFPPSYQQMLEKFRKNQKNETEWIQKLPPSLNYYYKNKIAEYFKLLNLAQ